One Ananas comosus cultivar F153 linkage group 1, ASM154086v1, whole genome shotgun sequence DNA window includes the following coding sequences:
- the LOC109707058 gene encoding pentatricopeptide repeat-containing protein At4g14050, mitochondrial produces MPSLHPRPHHGRNRSAAAVRGVHADLVKSGLRHAPPFPASLLAAYAKCALPLAHAHQLFDETPHRDPALYSALLSALSRSPSPSPALVLPLFRRMLYVDLVPPDHFILASVVNACARLGSLRLGKQSHAQFVLSPFSGDAVVKSSLIDMYSKCGAPDDARKVFDTITVKNHVIWTAMVSGYASNARNLEALELFERMPERDLFTWTALISGFIQSGDCFGGVKLFEDMRGDGVRIDDAFIISSAIGGASHLAALSAGKQLHGLGARLGYESSMIVGNALVDMYAKCSDICSARAVFEGIVTRDVISWTTMVIGEARHGRAKEALSLYDRMVLGGVKPNEATFVGLLYACSHAGLVQKGRELFDSMIKDYGIKPSLQHYTCLLDLLSRSGYLSEAEDIITSMPYQPDEATWAALLSACKKHGNAHMSVRIADHLLRLKPREPSTYILLSNTYAVNGKWGCVAQVRRSIAEMEIRKEPGYSWIELGKECFLFRAGEAPHDMRDEILRLLDELMMEMKKRGYAPDTSFVMHDLEEHEKEQQLFMHSERLAVASGLLKSVPGTVIRVVKNLRVCGDCHTVLKLISDITHRQIVVRDANRFHHFEGGICSCHDFW; encoded by the coding sequence ATGCCATCTCTCCACCCGCGCCCCCACCACGGCCGCAACCGCTCCGCCGCGGCGGTGCGCGGCGTCCACGCCGACCTCGTCAAGAGCGGCCTCCGCCACGCGCCTCCCTTCCCGGCCTCCCTCCTCGCCGCCTACGCCAAGTGCGCCCTCCCGCTCGCCCACGCCCACCAACTGTTCGACGAAACCCCCCACCGAGACCCCGCCCTCTACTCCGCCCTCCTCTCCGCGCTCTCccgctccccctccccctccccggcCCTCGTCCTCCCCCTCTTCCGCCGCATGCTCTACGTCGATCTCGTCCCCCCCGACCACTTCATCCTCGCCTCCGTCGTCAACGCCTGCGCCCGCTTGGGCTCCCTCCGCCTCGGCAAGCAGTCACACGCCCAATTCGTTCTCTCCCCTTTCTCCGGCGATGCCGTCGTCAAGTCCTCCCTTATCGACATGTACTCCAAGTGCGGTGCCCCCGACGACGCCCGCAAGGTGTTCGATACAATCACTGTGAAAAACCATGTTATTTGGACTGCTATGGTTTCTGGGTACGCGTCGAATGCCCGTAATCTTGAAGCTCTGGAGCTGTTTGAACGAATGCCGGAGAGGGACCTGTTTACGTGGACCGCCCTGATCTCCGGGTTTATTCAGAGCGGCGACTGCTTCGGTGGCGTGAAGCTGTTTGAGGATATGCGGGGGGACGGGGTGCGAATCGACGATGCTTTTATTATCTCGAGTGCAATTGGTGGTGCTTCTCATTTGGCTGCGCTATCTGCAGGCAAGCAACTCCATGGCCTCGGGGCGCGTCTTGGGTACGAGTCGAGCATGATCGTGGGCAATGCTCTTGTCGACATGTACGCAAAGTGTAGTGATATTTGCTCTGCCAGGGCCGTGTTTGAGGGGATCGTGACGCGGGATGTTATTTCGTGGACGACAATGGTGATTGGGGAGGCTAGGCATGGTCGAGCAAAGGAAGCATTATCTCTTTATGATAGGATGGTTCTTGGCGGAGTGAAGCCAAATGAGGCGACCTTCGTCGGATTACTCTACGCTTGTAGCCATGCGGGTCTAGTTCAAAAGGGCCGTGAGCTCTTCGATTCGATGATAAAGGACTACGGCATTAAACCTTCGCTGCAACACTACACTTGCTTGTTGGATCTTCTCAGCCGATCGGGGTACTTATCTGAAGCGGAGGATATAATCACTTCAATGCCTTATCAACCGGATGAAGCTACTTGGGCGGCTTTGTTGAGCGCTTGTAAGAAGCACGGCAATGCCCATATGAGCGTTCGAATTGCCGATCATCTATTGCGCTTGAAACCCAGAGAACCTTCGACGTATATACTTCTGTCCAATACGTATGCCGTGAACGGAAAGTGGGGTTGTGTCGCCCAGGTGAGGAGGTCGATCGCCGAAATGGAGATTAGAAAAGAGCCAGGCTACAGCTGGATTGAGCTGGGCAAAGAGTGCTTCTTGTTTCGAGCAGGGGAAGCGCCGCATGACATGAGAGACGAGATTCTACGCCTTCTCGACGAATTGATGATGGAGATGAAGAAGAGAGGTTATGCTCCTGATACTAGTTTTGTTATGCATGATTTGGAAGAGCATGAGAAAGAGCAGCAGTTGTTTATGCACAGCGAGAGATTGGCCGTCGCATCCGGATTACTTAAATCCGTTCCAGGAACGGTGATTCGCGTGGTGAAGAACCTTCGGGTTTGCGGGGACTGTCATACGGTATTGAAGCTGATTAGCGATATTACTCATAGACAGATTGTCGTGAGAGATGCGAATCGGTTTCACCATTTCGAGGGCGGCATTTGCTCCTGTCACGATTTTTGGTAA